A portion of the Solea senegalensis isolate Sse05_10M linkage group LG17, IFAPA_SoseM_1, whole genome shotgun sequence genome contains these proteins:
- the tmem121ab gene encoding transmembrane protein 121Ab — MVLPPPDKRHVCLTTIVIMTSMAFMDAYLVEQNQGPRKIGVCIIVLVGDVCFLIVLRYVAVWVGAEVRTARRGYAMILWFLYIFVLEIKLYFVFQNCKADRKSLETVARKALTLLLSVCVPGLYLILVALDSMEYVRTFRKKEDMRSRLFWVALDLLDLLDIQANLWEPQRTGLPIWAEGLMFFYCYILLLILPCVSLSEISMQGEHMTPQKMMLYPVLSLVTINVVTILIRGVNMVLFQDSRVSTIFVGKNVVAIATKASTFLEYRKQVKEFPHPQNAMALELQQNSVSHTQPLPNTTSLPHEPSPAQDVIDT; from the coding sequence ATGGTGTTGCCGCCCCCAGACAAACGCCACGTGTGCCTGACCACCATCGTCATCATGACCAGCATGGCCTTCATGGATGCCTACCTGGTGGAGCAGAACCAAGGTCCCAGAAAAATCGGTGTGTGCATTATAGTACTGGTCGGGGACGTGTGTTTCCTCATAGTTTTACGATATGTGGCGGTGTGGGTCGGTGCAGAGGTGCGCACCGCCCGGCGAGGATACGCCATGATCCTGTGGTTTCTGTACATCTTTGTCCTGGAGATCAAACTCTACTTTGTCTTCCAGAATTGCAAAGCCGACAGGAAGAGTCTAGAGACAGTAGCACGAAAAGCTTTGACTTTATTATTATCCGTGTGCGTGCCGGGTTTATACCTGATTTTAGTGGCTCTGGATAGTATGGAATATGTAAGAACTTTCAGAaagaaggaggacatgaggagcCGCCTGTTCTGGGTGGCTCTGGACCTGCTGGACCTGCTCGACATCCAGGCAAACCTGTGGGAGCCGCAGCGTACGGGCCTGCCAATCTGGGCCGAGGGCCTGATGTTCTTCTACTGCTACATCCTGCTGCTCATCCTGCCCTGCGTGTCGCTCAGCGAGATCAGCATGCAGGGGGAACACATGACGCCCCAGAAGATGATGCTGTACCCGGTCCTGAGCCTGGTCACCATAAACGTGGTCACCATCCTTATACGTGGCGTGAACATGGTGTTGTTTCAGGACAGCCGCGTATCCACCATCTTCGTCGGCAAGAATGTAGTGGCCATCGCCACCAAGGCGTCCACCTTCCTGGAATACCGCAAGCAGGTGAAGGAGTTCCCCCACCCGCAGAACGCCATGGCactggagctgcagcagaaCTCTGTCAGCCACACGCAGCCGCTGCCCAACACCACCAGTTTGCCCCATGAACCTTCGCCAGCGCAGGACGTCATTGACACATGA